The sequence below is a genomic window from Nicotiana tomentosiformis chromosome 6, ASM39032v3, whole genome shotgun sequence.
GGTGATACTTTCACAACGGATGATTTTAGAGGTTGGAATAAAGGTTTAGAAAGGCTTAAATCACATGTGGGTGACATGAATAGTGTTCATAACCGATGTTTTAAGATGATGCTAGATTTAATGAACCAAGCACAATCCATTCTAACTTCGTTGGACAAGCAATCTGGAAAAATTAAAAGTGAACATCGAGTTCGCTTGAATGCTTCAATTGATGTAATAAGATATCTTATGAAAGAAGGAATGCCTTTTTGGAGCCATGATGAGAGTATAACTTCTACAAGAAGAGGCCATTTTTTAGATCACTTAAAATGGTATGCAGATAGGAAGAAAGATGTGAAAAATATGGTATTAGAAAAAGCTCCAAAATATAACATCATGACTTCTCCTGAAATTCAAAAAGATATTGTGAATTCTTATGCAAAAGAAACGATGAAAGCAATTATTGAAGATTTGAATGGGGATTTTTTTGGAATATTAGTTGATGAGTCTAAGGATGTCTCTCATAAGGAACAAATGGCTCTTGTTATGCGCTATGTCAACAAGGAAGGTGAACTTATTGAGCGATTCTTTGGTCTTGTTCATGTTAAAGCTACTACTACACAtgcattacaaaaaataatatattttttgctTTTACAACATTTATTGAGTTCATCTCTAATACGGAGACAAGGGTATAATGGAGCTAGTAACATGCAAGGAGaaattaatggtcttaaaactttGATTCTGAAAGATAATCCTTTGGCATATTGCATACATTGCTTTGATCATCAATTGCAACTGACTCTCGTAGCGGTTGCAAAGAAACACCATGAGATAAATAAATTTTTTGACATTCTTGCTAATGTTTTGAATGTTGTTGGAGGTTCTTATAAGTGTAGGGAAATGCTTAGAGATGATCAAGCTGAAAAATTAGATGAGTTATTAGTGCTTGGTGAAGTACATACAGGAAGTGGATTAAATCAAGAACTTGGGCTTCAAAGACCAGGTGATACCCGTTAGGGATTACACTTTAAGACATTGTGTAACTTTATTTCTTTATTCTCATCAATTGTTCATGTACTTGGAGTTCTTTCAAATGAGGGTTCAAATTATTAGGAGAAAGCACTGGCAAAAAGTCTAGTGGAAGATATAAGATCTTATGAGTTTGTGTGTATATTACATTTGATGTTAAAATTATTGGCAATTACATATGATTTGAATATGGCTCTgcaaagaaaagatcaagatattATTAGTGCTATGAAACTTGTTGATTTCTCAAAGAGGCAATTGCAAACAATGAGGGAATCTAAATGGAATTCTTTGATGGAAGATGTCTCTTTGTTTTGTGATAAAAATGGTATTGTGATCCCAAAAATGGATGAGAAGTATGGTCTTGGAAAGTCTAAGCATAAAAGCTCAACTGttacatatttttattatttgcatGTAGATATTTTTTGTGCTGCTATTGATTTACAACTTTCGAAGTTTAACAGTCGTTTTAGTGAAGTGAATACTGATCTTCTTCTTGGTATGGCTAGTTTGAGTCTCGATGATTCTTTTGCAAGTTATGATAAAAACAAGATTATAAAACTTGCTACATATTATCCAAATGAGTTCACTGCTTCTAAGCTTGAAGATCTTAGTCGTGAGCTTGACAACTATATTGACTATGTGCGAGAAATGGACAATGCATTCTCTAACTTGAAAGAGCTTGGCGATCTCTCAAAGACAATGGTCAAAACAAATATTCACAAGACATGGGGACTTGTTTATTTGCTTGTGAAGCTGAGTTTGATATTACATGTGGCTACTGCAATGGTCGAAAGGGCTTTTTCTTCAATGAAGTTTATTAAAAATGACTTGCGAAGCAGGATTGGTGATGACTTTTCGAATGATTGTTTAGTTTGTTATATAGAGGATGAAGTATTTGAAAGTGTACCTAATGATGCGATCATTGAtcattttcaaaacatgacaaGTCGTCGAGTGATTGAAATGATAATATTTATATTCATATATTGTGTTTGTGTGGTTCGttactttttaaatatttattaaatatcgATACTCATTCTTTAGTCAACTAGTTATTGTATATTAGTTTTAGGTCATCGTCTTATCTTAAAATTTAGAGCCCACACATTTCAAATCCTAACTCCGCCTCTGATGGGCAGGAGACTAGTATGTAGAGAGGATGCAAAAATGAGTCTTGTCTTTTATCTTTACTATAGGTTTTGTTAGTTCTGGAACCTCCCTCTTTCTGCTAGTTTTATTTAATTTCTTCTTTCATTGTCGCTGCTAATACTCAAATCAGTAGAGGATCCATTGAATCTGTAATCCTTTGGTTCAGAGTAATATTAGTTCATACTATATGGTGCTCTCGTTGAACCTCCTCTCCAAATAGGTGACCCTCCGATGACGCGCTTAAAATCGTTGGACATCGAAGTAGCTCAGATTAAGGACCAGCTCGTTTTGCATTTGCACAACTTCGATGCTATATCGACGACGTTGTCTGATATCTAGAGTCAGCTACAAATTTTGACGCGGGGAAAATAACAGCAACCTCCAGATGCTCCGACCACCGCAAATCACCCTAGTTCCTCCACTATCGCCGCTACGTCTTCCACCGTAACACCACCTCCCACCTCTATTGCCCTTACAATACCAGTTCTACCACAAAATACCCCACAACCTCAATATCAAACACACTACCATCAACATACACCTGCATACCCCCAAAATCCCCAATACACTAACCAACCCCAATATAGTCACCCAAGCTAGTACAACCACCAACCCCAAAACAACCAACAACCCTTATACAATCAACAATACTACTTTTTGCCATAAAATCACTATGGCCACCAACCACTCTCTCCCACACAACCATATTATCAG
It includes:
- the LOC104101440 gene encoding uncharacterized protein, which encodes MMLDLMNQAQSILTSLDKQSGKIKSEHRVRLNASIDVIRYLMKEGMPFWSHDESITSTRRGHFLDHLKWYADRKKDVKNMVLEKAPKYNIMTSPEIQKDIVNSYAKETMKAIIEDLNGDFFGILVDESKDVSHKEQMALVMRYVNKEGELIERFFGLVHVKATTTHALQKIIYFLLLQHLLSSSLIRRQGYNGASNMQGEINGLKTLILKDNPLAYCIHCFDHQLQLTLVAVAKKHHEINKFFDILANVLNVVGGSYKCREMLRDDQAEKLDELLVLGEVHTGSGLNQELGLQRPGDTR